The following are encoded together in the Gadus chalcogrammus isolate NIFS_2021 chromosome 2, NIFS_Gcha_1.0, whole genome shotgun sequence genome:
- the trpm4a gene encoding transient receptor potential cation channel subfamily M member 4a, giving the protein MEMSGKDNEVGANAETRTSEKAQSWIPKIIKKRVCSTFIEDDSNGALCQCGGPRGTHGSNATGDYFGAAIVSQWDSGQHSSEYPTDAFGEVEFTGAGRRHSHFLRLSRDTPPQIVFTLMTAHWGVPSPNLVVSVVGGEGQEKVKPWVREVMRNGLVRAAQSTGAWILTGGLREGVGRCVGEAVRDHAAAAPSLSQKKVVAVGVAPWGLVHNRQQLVNAQGSFPARYYVQNTSADSCGLDSNYQAFLLVDDGTVGQRGGETGFLSNLEDYISHQRTGIWGSGSIEIPVLCMLISGEAKMLQRVDQSLRKAIPWLVLGGSGPAADLITEILEEVSLGSSPSSPLPEGGEGGEGPSTELRDRVREKVRRHFPAEANLEKLVDWVLSIHKNRDLITVFHQEQEGSDDFDTVLLKALVQASKRVASHASEYTEELKLAVAWNRVDIAKSELFNGDIHWKYEDLEDSMTDALVNDKPQFVRLFCENGLNILHYLTYSRLESLYRSLADSSLAYTLLQRRLAERQAAATSLTQLDDAGPGSPVSAVTRLMGSASAKELCLYEVSRLLYDLLGDVCQPFYLAQMGLDPGATTRRAIRHVNKLLLGDCLYRDKRCLSPWASLFLWAVLQNRSEMAVYFWEMASESVLSALSGCKILRELSKLEDETESKVSMKELAQKFENLAQDVFSSCYQSSERRCFTLLIRQSPVWGGATCLQMATAADARLFFSHDGVQTLLSQIWWGDMERNTKVWKLVFAFFVPPLIFTKLIGFREPDEDVNFEEVHHDRDMDSMDGNDATVFSLADVVRNEEDADEYMALKANQKGSSSPPIRPFAIQRWRNFWFAPVTSFLGNVLMYFLFLCLFAYVLLVDFKGPPPKGPSVSEIVLYFWVFTMVCEEIRQTFFVGSTTVIQRMKTYIQDIWNKCDLTAITVFALAVACRMFDESYHFGRALMALDFMVFTLRLIHIFAIHKQLGPKIIIVSKMMKDVFFFLFFLFVWLMAYGVANQALLYSYDPRPSWIFRRVFYRPYLHIFGQIPINEMDADKLLEVECTNNRTLIEGGMEPCMDGSYNWLVVLLLVVYLLVTNILLINLLIAMFSYTFSKVQDHSDTHWKFQRYNLIVEYHSRPCLAPPFIILSHLHLFIKRFVRRIPSAKVKHFVLELGGRAASRLNTWEGLQKENLLSAQNKRLRDSDTARLKRTSVKVDTVLKQMSEIRDRDRRLRLLESEVEFCSSALSWLMEALSESNVIKSTRPPPLLSRDMMPLSPSVR; this is encoded by the exons ATGGAGATGTCCGGGAAAGACAATGAAGTCGGGGCTAACGCGGAAACTAGAACATCTGAAAAAGCACAG AGCTGGATTCCTAAGATCATCAAGAAGCGCGTGTGCAGCACCTTCATCGAGGACGACAG taacGGAGCGCTGTGTCAGTGTGGCGGCCCCCGGGGGACGCACGGCTCCAACGCCACTGGGGACTACTTCGGCGCGGCCATCGTCAGCCAATGGGACAGCGGGCAGCACTCCTCGGAGTACCCCACCGACGCCTTCGGAGAGGTGGAGTTCACGGGGGCCGGCCGACGCCACAGTCAC TTCCTGCGGCTGTCCCGCGACACGCCGCCCCAGATCGTGTTCACCCTGATGACTGCCCACTGGGGGGTGCCCTCCCCCAACCTGGTGGTCTCGGTGGTCGGGGGCGAGGGCCAGGAGAAGGTGAAGCCCTGGGTGCGGGAGGTGATGAGGAACGGGCTGGTGAGGGCGGCGCAGAGCACAG gggCGTGGATCCTGACGGGCGggctgagggagggggtgggtcgCTGCGTGGGGGAGGCGGTCCGGGACCACGCGGCGGCGGCCCCCTCCCTGTCCCAGAAGAAGGTGGTGGCCGTGGGCGTGGCCCCCTGGGGTCTGGTGCACAACCGGCAGCAGCTCGTCAACGCACAG GGGAGCTTTCCGGCTCGCTACTATGTCCAGAACACGTCCGCGGACAGCTGCGGCCTGGACAGCAACTACCAGGCCTTCCTCCTGGTGGACGACGGGACCGTCGGCCAGCGCGGCGGGGAGACCGGCTTCCTCTCCAACCTGGAGGACTACATCTCCCACCAGCGTACGGGCATCTGGG GCAGTGGCAGCATAGAGATCCCAGTCTTGTGCATGCTCATCTCAGGGGAAGCCAAGATGCTGCAG AGGGTGGACCAGTCCCTGAGGAAGGCCATCCCCTGGCTGGTCCTGGGGGGCTCGGGGCCGGCCGCAGACCTGATCACTGAGATCCTGGAGGAGGTGTCGCTGGgctccagccccagcagccccctgccggaggggggggaggggggcgagggccCCAGCACGGAGCTCCGTGACCGGGTCCGAGAGAAGGTCAGGAGGCACTTCCCAGCAGAAGCCAACCTGGAGAAACTTGTGGACTGG gtgcTGAGTATTCACAAGAACAGAGATCTAATCACCGTGTTCCATCAAGAGCAGGAAGGATCTGATGACTTTGACACGGTTCTCCTCAAAGCCCTGGTTCAAG CTAGTAAGCGTGTGGCCAGCCATGCCAGTGAATACACAGAGGAGTTGAAGCTGGCCGTGGcctggaaccgagtggacatcGCCAAGAGCGAGCTGTTCAACGGGGACATCCATTGGAAG tacGAGGACCTCGAGGACTCCATGACGGACGCTCTGGTCAACGACAAGCCCCAGTTTGTGCGTCTGTTCTGCGAGAACGGCCTGAACATCCTGCACTACCTGACCTACAGCCGGCTGGAGAGCCTGTACCGCTCGCTGGCCGACAGCTCGCTGGCCTACACCCTGCTGCAGCGGCGGCTGGCCGAGCGGCAGGCCGCGGCCACCTCCCTGACCCAGCTGGACGACGCCGGCCCGGGGTCCCCCGTCAGCGCCGTCACCCGCCTGATGGGCTCGGCCTCGGCCAAGGAGCTGTGTCTCTACGAG GTGTCCCGCCTCCTCTACGACCTGCTGGGGGACGTGTGCCAGCCCTTCTACTTGGCGCAGATGGGCCTGGACCCCGGGGCCACCACGCGCAGGGCCATACGG CACGTGAACAAGCTGCTCCTGGGAGACTGTCTGTACCGGGACAAGCGATGCCTCTCTCCCTGGGCCTCGCTCTTCCTCTGGGCCGTGCTCCAGAACCGTAGCGAGATGGCCGTCTACTTCTGGGAGATG gccagTGAGTCGGTGTTGAGTGCTCTGAGTGGTTGTAAGATACTGCGGGAGCTGTCCAAGCTGGAGGATGAGACAGAGTCTAAGGTCTCCATGAAGGAACTGGCCCAGAAGTTTGAGAACCTGGCCCAAG acgtgttcagctcGTGCTACCAGAGCAGCGAGAGGCGCTGCTTCACGCTGCTCATCCGCCAGTCTCCGGTGTGGGGGGGCGCCACCTGCCTCCAGATGGCCACCGCGGCCGACGCCCGCCTCTTCTTCAGCCACGACGGCGTGCAG ACCCTGCTGTCCCAGATCTGGTGGGGCGACATGGAGAGGAACACCAAGGTGTGGAAACTGGTCTTTGCTTTCTTCGTGCCGCCACTCATCTTCACCAAGCTAATCGGATtcag ggaGCCAGACGAGGACGTGAACTTTGAGGAGGTTCATCATGACAGAGACATGGACAGCATGGACGGCAACGATGCCACAGTGTTCTCCCTGGCTGACGTCGTTCGCAA CGAGGAAGACGCTGATGAGTACATGGCTctgaaagccaatcagaaag ggtcttcctcccctcccataCGCCCGTTTGCGATTCAGCGGTGGCGCAACTTCTGGTTCGCACCCGTCACCTCCTTCCTGGGCAACGTGCTGAtgtacttcctcttcctgtgccTGTTTGCCTACGTCCTGTTGGTGGACTTTAAGGGCCCGCCTCCCAAAGGCCCGTCCGTCTCAGAGATAGTGCTCTACTTCTGGGTGTTCACCATGGTGTGCGAAGAGATCCGACAG aCCTTCTTCGTGGGCAGCACCACGGTGATCCAGCGGATGAAGACCTACATCCAGGACATCTGGAACAAGTGTGACCTCACCGCCATCACCGTCTTCGCCCTGGCGGTGGCCTGCAG AATGTTCGATGAGTCCTACCATTTCGGCCGGGCCCTGATGGCGTTGGACTTCATGGTCTTCACACTGAGGCTCATTCACATCTTCGCCATCCACAAGCAGCTCGGGCCCAAAATCATCATCGTCAGCAAAATG ATGAAGGatgtcttcttcttcctcttcttcctgtttGTGTGGCTCATGGCCTACGGTGTAGCCAATCAGGCGCTGCTCTACTCCTACGACCCTCGCCCCAGTTGGATCTTCCGCCGGGTGTTTTATAGACCCTACTTGCACATATTTGGACAGATCCCCATTAATGAAATGGATG CGGACAAGCTGCTGGAGGTGGAATGCACCAACAACCGGACGCTGATCGAGGGCGGCATGGAGCCGTGCATGGACGGCTCCTACAACTGGCTGGTGGTCCTCCTGTTGGTGGTCTACCTGCTGGTCACCAACATCCTGCTCATCAACCTGCTCATCGCCATGTTCAG cTACACCTTCTCCAAGGTGCAGGATCACAGCGACACCCACTGGAAGTTCCAGCGCTACAACCTGATCGTGGAGTACCACTCCAGGCCCTGCCTGGCCCCACCCTTCATCATCctctcacacctccacctcttcatcaAGAGATTCGTGAGGCGCATCCCGTCGGCCAAGGTCAAACACTTTG TGCTGGAGTTGGGGGGCCGAGCGGCCAGCCGGCTCAACACGTGGGAGGGGCTCCAGAAGGAGAACCTGCTGTCGGCCCAGAACAAGAGGCTGCGGGACAGCGACACGGCACGCCTCAAGCGCACCTCCGTCAA AGTGGACACTGTCCTGAAACAGATGTCGGAGATACGCGACCGCGATCGCAGATTGCGACTGCTTGAGTCAGAG gtGGAGTTCTGCTCCAGCGCCCTCTCCTGGCTGATGGAGGCTCTCTCCGAGAGCAACGTGATCAAGTCCACGCGTCCCCCGCCGCTGCTGTCCCGAG